Proteins encoded together in one Candidatus Methylomirabilota bacterium window:
- a CDS encoding DUF456 domain-containing protein, which produces MPAVYVVVGALLLLGLLGSLLPLVPGTPLILLGALIYAFATDFATIGVGRLALLAGLATAGYLASHVAGALGARKYGGSAWAVVGALVGMVIGLFFGPLGLLLGPIVGAVAGELLRSGEIEGSLKSGVGAAVGLLLGAVAHFALALVMAALVVWWIWRG; this is translated from the coding sequence ATGCCCGCCGTGTACGTCGTGGTCGGCGCGCTGCTGCTGCTCGGCCTCCTGGGCTCGCTGCTGCCACTTGTCCCCGGCACGCCGCTCATCCTCCTCGGCGCCCTCATCTACGCGTTCGCGACCGACTTCGCCACGATCGGCGTCGGCCGGCTCGCGCTGCTGGCCGGGCTGGCGACGGCAGGGTATCTGGCGTCCCACGTCGCCGGCGCCCTGGGGGCCAGGAAGTACGGAGGCAGCGCCTGGGCGGTCGTCGGCGCGCTGGTCGGCATGGTGATCGGCCTCTTCTTCGGCCCGCTGGGCCTCCTGCTGGGTCCCATCGTGGGCGCCGTCGCCGGTGAGCTGCTGCGCAGCGGGGAGATCGAGGGGAGCCTCAAGAGCGGCGTCGGCGCCGCCGTCGGACTCCTGCTCGGCGCCGTGGCGCATTTCGCCCTGGCGCTCGTGATGGCCGCGCTCGTCGTCTGGTGGATCTGGCGCGGGTGA